The Ancylobacter sp. WKF20 genome contains a region encoding:
- a CDS encoding ImmA/IrrE family metallo-endopeptidase has protein sequence MAVSHAERLLQELGITEPDEIDLEAIAYHVNARVRFRPLDGCEARIIGHGDEAIITVNANSAYRRKRFSIAHELGHWHHHRGKCLACRLEEYRPRDALSPERAADGYAADLLMPHYLFKPLARQQGKLTFKAVNALADMFKTSRPATAIRLVESDHSPALLVCHGPKGRKWFTRAPSVPQKWFPQDFLHAESFAFGVQFGENQDDSIPRKIGADAWFDRRDADRFEVQEQTMRSGPDETLTLILINDSTMLEEQDKRRSWMR, from the coding sequence ATGGCGGTCTCGCATGCCGAACGGCTCCTTCAGGAGTTAGGGATCACCGAACCGGACGAGATCGACCTTGAGGCGATTGCCTACCATGTCAATGCAAGGGTCCGGTTTCGCCCGCTCGATGGCTGCGAGGCTAGGATCATCGGCCATGGCGACGAGGCGATCATCACCGTCAACGCCAACAGCGCCTATCGGCGCAAGCGATTCTCGATCGCGCACGAATTGGGGCATTGGCACCATCATCGCGGCAAGTGCCTTGCCTGCCGCCTTGAGGAGTACCGGCCGCGCGACGCGCTGTCGCCGGAACGGGCGGCCGACGGCTACGCCGCCGATCTTCTGATGCCCCATTACCTCTTCAAGCCGCTTGCCCGTCAGCAGGGAAAGCTCACCTTCAAGGCGGTCAACGCGCTCGCCGATATGTTCAAAACCAGCCGCCCCGCAACCGCGATCCGTCTCGTCGAGAGCGACCACTCTCCCGCCCTCCTCGTCTGTCACGGCCCCAAAGGCCGGAAATGGTTCACCCGCGCCCCCAGCGTGCCACAGAAGTGGTTCCCACAAGACTTCCTCCATGCAGAGAGCTTCGCCTTCGGCGTTCAATTCGGTGAGAATCAGGATGATTCCATTCCGCGGAAGATTGGAGCCGATGCATGGTTTGATCGCAGGGACGCTGATCGGTTCGAGGTGCAAGAACAAACCATGCGATCCGGTCCCGACGAAACCTTGACTCTCATCCTTATCAACGACTCAACGATGCTAGAGGAGCAGGATAAGCGGCGAAGCTGGATGAGGTAG
- a CDS encoding RNA polymerase subunit sigma-24: MNSGQVATHRNRDEIADAIRTLTSADWARLRKVANYYARPQIGPKDLLQEAFVRALDGRTCPAHVDVVKFLAEAMRSIADGEGEKVEHRLPLVSIVAKTGEALPKAVNYPDPALSAEDWLIDEEEAGLLRRNILANFDDDPVAQIMVEGMMEEMNAEELRELSGLDKTAYDSKRKLIRRRIDKQYPEGWKP, translated from the coding sequence GTGAATTCAGGCCAGGTCGCCACCCATCGCAACCGTGACGAGATCGCCGACGCGATCCGCACCCTCACGTCCGCCGATTGGGCGCGCCTGCGGAAAGTCGCCAATTACTACGCACGGCCCCAGATCGGGCCGAAAGACCTCCTACAGGAGGCGTTCGTCCGCGCCCTTGATGGCCGCACCTGTCCGGCCCACGTCGATGTAGTGAAGTTCCTTGCCGAGGCCATGCGCAGCATCGCCGATGGCGAGGGTGAAAAGGTCGAACACCGGCTGCCGCTGGTTTCGATCGTCGCCAAGACCGGCGAGGCCTTGCCGAAAGCCGTGAACTATCCCGATCCGGCGCTCTCCGCCGAGGACTGGTTGATTGACGAGGAGGAGGCCGGTCTTCTTCGCCGGAATATTCTCGCCAATTTCGACGATGATCCGGTCGCCCAGATCATGGTCGAAGGCATGATGGAGGAGATGAATGCGGAGGAGTTGCGCGAGTTGTCCGGTCTCGACAAGACCGCCTACGACAGCAAGCGCAAGCTGATCCGCCGCAGGATTGACAAGCAGTACCCCGAGGGATGGAAGCCATGA
- a CDS encoding CopG family transcriptional regulator — translation MAGRTKKAQISVYLEPDIMDMLAHYAAQRDQSMSLIAQAAIASFLSPDSAERQEAALARRLGQIDRRLARLERDLGISTEAFATFIRFWLATTPALPEPAAQAARAKLSERYAAYTRALGRRLAKGPQLRQEIEEDVVGTERDGGGRS, via the coding sequence ATGGCAGGTCGCACGAAGAAAGCGCAGATCTCCGTCTATCTCGAGCCCGACATCATGGACATGCTGGCCCACTACGCCGCCCAGCGCGACCAGTCCATGTCCCTGATCGCTCAGGCCGCGATCGCCTCCTTCCTGTCACCCGACAGCGCCGAGCGCCAAGAGGCCGCTCTTGCTCGGCGCCTCGGTCAGATCGATCGTCGTCTCGCGCGGCTGGAGCGGGATCTCGGCATCTCGACCGAGGCTTTCGCCACCTTCATCCGCTTCTGGCTCGCCACCACCCCCGCGCTGCCCGAACCCGCGGCCCAGGCCGCGCGGGCTAAGCTCTCCGAGCGCTACGCAGCATACACCCGCGCGCTCGGCCGGCGCCTGGCGAAAGGGCCACAGCTGCGGCAGGAGATCGAGGAGGATGTTGTAGGCACAGAGAGAGACGGAGGAGGCCGAAGTTGA
- a CDS encoding conjugal transfer protein TraG, whose translation MSATKILWGQILAVLLIVLAAIWGATQYVAWTLGFQAQLGAPWFEWLGLTVYYPPAFFWWWYFFDAYAPDVFFRGALIAASGGFLSITVAIALSVWRAREASKVETYGSARWAEKAEVRAAGLLGTDGVVLGRYERDYLRHDGPEHVLCFAPTRSGKGVGLVVPSLLTWPGSAIVHDIKGENWHLTAGFRARHGRVLLFDPTNARSAAYNPLLEVRRGEWEVRDVQNIADILVDPEGSLEKRNHWEKTSHALLVGAILHVLYAETDKTLAGVAAFLSDPKRPIETTLDAMMKTAHLGEAGPHPVIASAARELLNKSDNERSGVLSTAMSFLGLYRDPVIAEVTRRCDWRIADIVGGKVPTTLYLVVPPSDINRTKPLIRLLLNQIGRRLTEDLQAKGGRHRLLLMLDEFPALGRLDFFESALAFMAGYGLKAFLIAQSLNQIEKAYGPNNSILDNCHVRVSFATNDERTAKRVSDALGTATEMKAMKNYAGHRLSPWLGHLMVSRSETARPLLTPGEIMQLPPTDEIVMVAGTPPIRAKKARYYEDARLRDRLLPPPTRSRSSTVQNDDWTALPVPSPRSGAGKSAAVESRDDDPTGSEHRHQPELSRVKPVEKSQPIENEFEFEFDTDRDDEMEDIATRNRRMTGLMQGVARQVSLNPNDGMEL comes from the coding sequence ATGTCGGCGACGAAAATCCTCTGGGGGCAGATCCTCGCCGTCCTGCTCATCGTGCTGGCGGCCATCTGGGGCGCTACACAATATGTGGCTTGGACCCTTGGCTTTCAGGCGCAGCTGGGTGCGCCATGGTTCGAGTGGCTCGGGTTGACGGTCTACTATCCGCCGGCCTTCTTCTGGTGGTGGTACTTTTTCGACGCCTATGCACCGGACGTGTTCTTCCGAGGCGCACTGATCGCCGCCTCCGGCGGCTTCCTCTCCATCACGGTTGCCATTGCCCTGTCGGTGTGGCGGGCGCGGGAGGCCTCAAAGGTCGAGACCTATGGTTCGGCGCGCTGGGCAGAAAAGGCGGAGGTTCGCGCTGCCGGGCTCCTCGGCACCGATGGCGTCGTCCTCGGCCGGTATGAACGGGACTATCTGCGCCATGACGGGCCCGAGCATGTGCTGTGCTTCGCGCCGACCCGCTCCGGCAAGGGTGTCGGCCTGGTTGTGCCTTCGCTGCTGACCTGGCCGGGATCGGCGATCGTCCATGACATCAAGGGCGAGAACTGGCACCTCACCGCCGGCTTCCGCGCCCGGCATGGCCGCGTGCTGCTGTTCGATCCGACCAACGCCAGGTCCGCCGCCTACAACCCGCTGCTCGAGGTGCGCCGCGGCGAATGGGAAGTGCGTGACGTCCAGAACATCGCCGACATCTTGGTGGACCCTGAAGGCTCGCTGGAAAAGCGGAACCACTGGGAAAAGACCAGCCACGCGCTGCTCGTCGGTGCCATCCTCCACGTGCTCTATGCCGAGACGGACAAGACGCTCGCCGGCGTCGCCGCCTTCCTCTCCGATCCGAAGCGGCCGATCGAGACCACGCTCGACGCCATGATGAAGACGGCCCATCTCGGCGAGGCGGGTCCTCATCCCGTCATCGCCAGCGCCGCCCGCGAACTGCTGAACAAGTCCGACAATGAACGCTCGGGCGTGCTCTCCACCGCCATGTCCTTTCTCGGCCTCTACCGCGATCCGGTGATTGCCGAGGTGACGCGGCGCTGCGACTGGCGCATCGCCGATATCGTCGGCGGTAAGGTCCCGACAACGCTCTACCTCGTGGTGCCACCTTCCGACATCAACCGCACCAAGCCGCTGATCCGCCTCCTCCTCAACCAGATCGGCCGGCGCCTCACCGAAGACCTGCAGGCCAAGGGCGGACGCCATCGGCTGCTGCTCATGCTTGACGAGTTTCCCGCGCTCGGCCGCCTCGACTTCTTTGAGTCCGCGCTGGCCTTCATGGCCGGCTATGGCCTGAAAGCCTTCCTCATCGCCCAGTCGCTGAACCAAATCGAGAAGGCCTATGGGCCGAACAACTCGATCCTCGACAACTGCCATGTCCGCGTGAGCTTCGCCACGAACGACGAGCGCACCGCCAAACGCGTCTCCGATGCGCTCGGCACCGCCACCGAGATGAAGGCGATGAAGAACTATGCCGGCCACCGTCTCTCGCCCTGGCTCGGCCATCTCATGGTGTCCCGCTCGGAGACCGCCCGCCCGCTGCTCACCCCCGGCGAGATCATGCAGCTGCCGCCCACGGACGAGATCGTCATGGTCGCCGGCACCCCGCCTATCCGAGCAAAGAAGGCCCGCTACTACGAGGACGCGCGCCTCCGGGACCGGCTCCTGCCGCCGCCAACGCGCTCTCGCAGTTCGACCGTCCAAAACGATGACTGGACTGCGCTTCCGGTGCCCAGCCCCCGGAGCGGCGCCGGCAAGAGCGCCGCCGTCGAAAGTCGAGACGATGATCCGACCGGCTCCGAGCACCGGCATCAGCCCGAGCTCAGCCGCGTGAAGCCTGTCGAGAAAAGCCAGCCCATCGAGAACGAGTTCGAGTTCGAGTTCGACACGGATCGCGACGACGAGATGGAGGACATCGCCACTCGCAACCGGCGCATGACCGGCCTCATGCAAGGCGTGGCCAGACAGGTCAGCCTCAATCCCAATGACGGCATGGAGCTGTGA
- a CDS encoding VirD2 family relaxase/mobilization nuclease, translating into MSDDREFRVRPGRIRSTSAQQARPFVAQALAAARKAGGGVSRFGKVTSGNRLRFGSGQVASLQASRRITSRSRGAVMKARVVRHAARAGSLGQHLTYLRREGVTRDGEKAQMFGPEIESVDVDAFTERCREDRHHFRFIVSPDDALEMEDLRAFTRDLARQMEKDLGTGLDWVAVDHWNTEHPHVHLIVRGRRDDGQDLVISRDYIKEGMRDRARDLITQELGPRTELDIHRSLERQIEAERWTELDRHLLRETRESGIMDMAPVPGRQPDEHHALKIGRLRKLETLGLAKEIGNAQWMMEPEAEATLRAFGERGDIIKRMHRALTERGIERGTASYVLAAESLDVPVIGRLVARGLDDELHASAYAIVDGVDGRSHHIRLPDLDAAGDGAPGSIVDLRTFDDAHGKRRVALAVRSDLDLAHQVTATGATWLDRQAIARDPIALSDGGFGAEVSQALDRRAEHLIREGLAERQGRRIVFVRNLIDTLRRRELEAVGEKLAAETGLPFNKSGTGEYVAGTYRQRLVLASGRFAMLDDGLGFQLVPWSPSLERQLGKHVSGVARDDGGVDWSFGRKRGLGL; encoded by the coding sequence ATGAGCGATGACCGCGAGTTCCGCGTCCGTCCCGGCCGCATCCGCTCGACCAGCGCCCAGCAGGCCCGCCCCTTCGTCGCCCAAGCGCTCGCCGCAGCCCGGAAGGCCGGCGGCGGGGTCTCTCGCTTCGGCAAGGTCACCTCCGGCAACCGCTTGCGTTTCGGCAGCGGACAGGTCGCCAGCCTTCAGGCCAGCCGACGGATCACGTCGCGCTCACGCGGCGCCGTGATGAAGGCACGCGTCGTCAGACACGCAGCCCGTGCCGGCTCGCTGGGCCAGCACCTCACCTATCTCCGCCGCGAGGGCGTGACCCGTGACGGTGAAAAGGCGCAAATGTTCGGTCCCGAGATCGAGAGCGTGGATGTCGACGCCTTCACCGAGCGCTGCCGCGAGGACCGCCACCATTTCCGATTCATCGTCTCGCCTGACGATGCGTTGGAGATGGAGGACCTGCGGGCCTTCACCCGCGATCTCGCCCGTCAGATGGAGAAGGACCTCGGCACCGGTCTCGACTGGGTCGCCGTCGATCACTGGAACACCGAGCATCCCCATGTCCATCTGATCGTCCGGGGTCGCCGCGACGACGGCCAGGACCTCGTGATCTCCCGCGACTACATTAAGGAGGGTATGCGCGATCGCGCCCGTGACCTGATAACCCAGGAGCTCGGCCCCCGCACCGAACTCGATATCCACCGAAGTTTGGAACGCCAGATCGAGGCCGAGCGCTGGACAGAGCTCGACCGCCACCTTCTCCGCGAGACCCGGGAAAGCGGCATCATGGACATGGCGCCCGTCCCCGGGCGACAGCCGGACGAACACCATGCGCTGAAGATCGGGCGCCTTCGCAAACTCGAGACGCTCGGCCTCGCCAAGGAGATCGGCAACGCCCAATGGATGATGGAGCCGGAAGCCGAGGCCACCCTACGCGCGTTCGGTGAGCGCGGCGACATCATCAAGCGCATGCACCGCGCCCTGACCGAGCGGGGGATCGAGCGCGGCACCGCGAGCTATGTCCTCGCCGCCGAGAGCCTCGACGTGCCCGTCATCGGCCGGCTGGTCGCGCGCGGTCTCGATGATGAACTCCACGCCTCTGCCTATGCCATCGTCGATGGCGTGGACGGGCGGTCCCATCACATCCGGCTGCCCGACCTTGATGCCGCTGGCGATGGCGCGCCGGGCTCCATCGTCGATCTGCGCACATTCGACGACGCGCACGGCAAACGGCGCGTGGCGCTCGCAGTGCGCTCCGATCTGGATCTCGCCCACCAGGTCACGGCCACCGGCGCCACCTGGCTCGACCGACAGGCCATTGCGCGTGACCCCATCGCTCTGTCGGATGGCGGCTTCGGCGCCGAGGTGAGCCAGGCACTCGACCGACGCGCCGAGCATCTCATCCGCGAGGGTCTGGCCGAACGGCAGGGACGGCGGATCGTCTTCGTCCGTAATCTCATCGACACGCTCCGCCGCCGGGAACTGGAGGCCGTGGGAGAGAAGCTCGCCGCAGAGACCGGCCTGCCGTTCAATAAGTCCGGCACCGGCGAGTATGTCGCCGGCACCTACCGCCAGCGCCTTGTGCTCGCGTCCGGTCGCTTCGCCATGCTCGATGACGGGCTCGGATTCCAGCTCGTGCCCTGGTCGCCCTCGCTGGAACGCCAGCTCGGCAAGCATGTCTCCGGCGTCGCCCGTGACGATGGTGGCGTGGACTGGAGTTTCGGCCGCAAGCGCGGCCTTGGCCTCTGA
- a CDS encoding lytic transglycosylase domain-containing protein, producing the protein MRRAALFLASGLLTGGASPGSASAQPLTPTAAYSVTSYAAHIDEAAQRFELPAGWIRAVMQAESGGDPRAVSSAGAMGLMQIMPTTWNELRVHHGLGADPFDPRDNILAGAAYLRQLHDRYGSIRAMLAAYNAGPARYEASLAGKPLPPETRTYIAALAPIIDKESAAGATELGRPMAQSWREAPLFAAPPARSDPANATLLAPRSGALFVTPLPSRSAP; encoded by the coding sequence ATGCGTCGCGCTGCGCTCTTTCTCGCATCCGGACTGTTGACCGGCGGTGCATCGCCTGGCTCTGCCAGCGCGCAACCTTTGACGCCAACTGCGGCGTACTCCGTCACGTCCTACGCCGCCCATATCGACGAGGCTGCGCAGCGCTTCGAGCTTCCGGCCGGCTGGATCCGTGCGGTCATGCAAGCCGAGAGCGGCGGCGATCCGCGCGCCGTCTCATCGGCCGGTGCCATGGGGCTGATGCAGATCATGCCCACGACCTGGAACGAGCTTCGCGTCCATCACGGTCTCGGCGCTGATCCGTTCGACCCGCGCGACAACATACTCGCCGGCGCCGCCTATCTGCGCCAGCTCCATGACCGCTATGGCAGCATCCGCGCCATGCTCGCAGCCTATAATGCCGGGCCTGCGCGCTATGAGGCGTCGCTTGCCGGCAAGCCGCTCCCGCCGGAGACACGCACGTACATCGCGGCTCTGGCGCCGATCATCGACAAAGAGTCTGCAGCTGGCGCCACCGAATTGGGGCGGCCAATGGCGCAAAGCTGGCGCGAGGCGCCGCTGTTCGCCGCGCCGCCCGCGCGCAGCGATCCAGCCAATGCCACGCTCCTCGCGCCGCGATCCGGAGCGCTCTTCGTTACACCGTTGCCATCACGGAGCGCGCCATGA
- the traF gene encoding conjugative transfer signal peptidase TraF, which translates to MNRAAYVIMTTVASVGMAYAATLPTPLKLIWNVSASVPVGLYSLHPADALEITDLVAVMPPSPLAAFLIGRGYIGEGTPMLKRVMGLPGQDVCRLGNAITVDGVPLGEARRRDRVGRDLPVWQGCRRIAPGHLFLMNPDVSDSLDGRYFGPISDGTVIGRAMPLLTDEAGNSDFIWRAAVR; encoded by the coding sequence ATGAACCGCGCCGCCTATGTGATCATGACGACGGTCGCCAGCGTCGGTATGGCCTATGCCGCCACGCTGCCGACGCCGCTCAAGCTGATCTGGAATGTCTCGGCGAGCGTTCCTGTCGGACTCTATTCTCTCCACCCGGCCGATGCTCTCGAGATCACCGATCTGGTCGCGGTGATGCCGCCATCGCCGCTCGCCGCGTTCCTCATCGGGCGCGGCTATATCGGCGAAGGCACGCCTATGTTGAAGCGCGTGATGGGGCTTCCGGGACAGGATGTCTGTCGCCTCGGCAACGCCATCACCGTCGATGGCGTGCCACTCGGCGAAGCCCGTCGGCGCGATCGCGTGGGCCGAGACCTGCCGGTCTGGCAGGGCTGCCGGCGTATCGCTCCCGGACATCTATTCCTGATGAACCCGGACGTCAGCGACAGTCTCGACGGACGGTATTTCGGGCCGATTTCAGACGGCACCGTCATCGGCCGTGCAATGCCACTCCTCACGGATGAAGCCGGCAACAGTGACTTCATCTGGCGCGCGGCGGTGCGCTGA
- a CDS encoding DUF2840 domain-containing protein has protein sequence MSAAFASPAASTAFAPVPPSDAMPHVELTHIEKRIENWIRFGHHAHEQLLDRRRRMLSFPPGCIFAFVRWASNDFGTVASRLDIVRCVAPGEGYQTLPFVRPGGEILLRVDGWPKVEKILQHIDAIEAIGIDAATVAPDHWGHVAHRISVGFEPRAYTIERHQAWLKRRECGQ, from the coding sequence ATGAGCGCGGCGTTTGCATCCCCTGCGGCAAGCACGGCATTCGCTCCTGTGCCCCCATCCGATGCCATGCCCCATGTCGAGCTGACCCATATCGAGAAGCGCATCGAGAACTGGATCCGCTTCGGCCATCACGCGCATGAGCAGCTATTAGATCGCCGCCGGCGCATGCTCTCCTTCCCTCCCGGCTGCATCTTCGCCTTTGTCCGGTGGGCGTCGAACGACTTCGGCACCGTCGCCTCCCGCCTCGACATCGTGCGCTGCGTGGCGCCGGGCGAGGGCTACCAGACGCTGCCCTTCGTGCGTCCCGGCGGCGAGATTCTGCTGCGGGTGGATGGCTGGCCGAAGGTCGAGAAAATCCTGCAGCACATCGACGCCATCGAGGCGATCGGCATCGATGCAGCAACCGTCGCCCCTGATCACTGGGGGCATGTCGCCCATCGCATCAGCGTCGGCTTCGAGCCACGCGCCTACACGATAGAGCGTCATCAGGCGTGGCTGAAACGGCGGGAGTGCGGACAATGA
- the parA gene encoding ParA family partition ATPase, translating to MIVALLNQKGGVGKTTLALHLAGQWARQGQRITLIDADPQGSSLDWSQQRSREALPRLFGVVGLARDTLHREAPELARGADHIVIDGPPRVAGLMRSALLAADLVLIPVQPSPFDGWASAEMLALIREARIYRPALLVRFVLNRCGARTVLARETARTLADHDPPVLASTIGQRIAFAAAALSGRLVFERDDAGPATREIAALAAEINGLDLGRRAP from the coding sequence ATGATCGTCGCGCTCCTCAACCAGAAAGGCGGGGTCGGCAAGACGACGCTGGCGTTGCATCTCGCCGGGCAATGGGCTCGGCAGGGACAGCGGATAACCCTGATCGACGCCGATCCACAGGGCTCCAGCCTTGACTGGTCGCAGCAGCGCAGCCGTGAGGCATTGCCACGGCTGTTCGGTGTCGTTGGGCTCGCCCGCGACACCCTGCACCGGGAGGCGCCCGAGCTTGCGCGTGGCGCCGATCACATCGTCATCGATGGACCGCCCCGCGTCGCCGGGCTGATGCGCTCGGCGTTGCTCGCTGCCGATCTGGTGCTGATCCCCGTGCAGCCCTCGCCCTTCGATGGATGGGCCTCGGCCGAGATGCTGGCGCTGATCCGCGAGGCGCGCATCTACCGCCCGGCGCTGTTGGTCCGGTTCGTCCTGAACCGCTGCGGCGCGCGTACCGTTCTCGCCCGCGAGACCGCACGGACGCTGGCTGACCATGATCCCCCGGTGCTCGCCAGCACCATCGGTCAGCGCATCGCCTTTGCGGCGGCCGCGCTATCCGGCCGTCTCGTCTTCGAGCGCGACGATGCGGGGCCAGCCACGCGCGAGATCGCTGCGCTCGCCGCCGAGATCAATGGTCTCGACCTCGGGAGGCGCGCGCCATGA
- a CDS encoding replication initiator protein A codes for MALSPSSPSEREQLDLFRSRPGDVAPRDAQDLMAYPFFSLSKTPRVAPIDFRAGPVAIRVEAVPDQGMATIWDADILIWAASQIVEARDAGLRTSRLMAATPYEILTFVGRGTSLRDYQRLKAALDRLQSTTVSTTIRQPAEGRRHRFSWINEWQERTDRSGRPDGVDLILPDWFYRAVLDDALVLTIDRAYFGLTGGLERWLYRLVRKHGGHQDHGWSFDVAHLHAKSGSLSPLKHFAYDLRAIVDRQALPGYRLGMRRQTDGADLLSFAEIDTGRLALPTRRRVAAIRSGDKL; via the coding sequence ATGGCGCTATCGCCCAGTTCCCCCTCGGAGCGCGAACAGCTCGATCTGTTCCGCTCTCGGCCCGGCGATGTCGCCCCCCGCGACGCGCAGGATCTCATGGCCTATCCCTTCTTCTCCCTCTCCAAGACGCCGCGCGTCGCGCCGATCGATTTCCGGGCCGGTCCTGTCGCCATCCGCGTCGAGGCCGTGCCCGACCAGGGCATGGCGACGATCTGGGACGCCGACATCCTCATCTGGGCCGCCAGCCAGATCGTCGAGGCGCGCGACGCGGGGCTTCGCACCTCGCGCCTGATGGCGGCGACGCCCTATGAGATCCTCACCTTTGTCGGGCGAGGCACCTCGCTGCGGGATTATCAGCGCCTCAAGGCCGCGCTCGACCGTCTCCAGTCCACGACGGTCTCGACCACCATCCGCCAGCCGGCGGAGGGACGCCGCCACCGCTTCTCCTGGATCAATGAATGGCAGGAGCGCACCGACCGCAGCGGCCGGCCGGATGGTGTCGACCTCATCCTGCCGGACTGGTTCTACCGCGCCGTGCTCGACGATGCGCTCGTGCTTACCATCGACCGCGCTTATTTCGGGCTGACGGGCGGGCTGGAGCGCTGGCTCTACCGCCTGGTGCGCAAGCATGGCGGGCACCAGGACCACGGCTGGAGCTTCGACGTCGCTCACCTCCACGCCAAATCCGGCAGCCTCTCGCCCCTCAAGCACTTCGCCTATGACCTGCGCGCGATCGTCGACCGCCAGGCGCTGCCCGGCTACCGGCTCGGCATGCGCCGCCAGACGGACGGTGCCGACCTCCTGTCCTTCGCCGAGATCGACACTGGACGCCTTGCCCTGCCAACCCGCCGCCGTGTCGCAGCCATCCGATCTGGGGACAAGCTGTGA
- a CDS encoding helix-turn-helix domain-containing protein, giving the protein MRPDLATLPPRYLRTKEAAAFLSLSARTLEKHRTYGTGPAYRKLGGRVVYSIDDLQAWTERGTVTSTSDPRGTVLPAKRHAGPAAASAGSVSR; this is encoded by the coding sequence ATGCGACCCGATCTCGCCACCCTCCCGCCGCGCTACCTGCGTACCAAGGAAGCCGCCGCGTTCCTAAGCCTGTCGGCCCGCACGCTTGAGAAGCACCGCACCTATGGCACCGGTCCCGCCTATCGCAAGCTGGGCGGGCGCGTCGTTTATTCCATCGACGACCTCCAGGCTTGGACCGAGCGCGGCACGGTCACCTCGACCTCCGATCCGCGCGGCACCGTCTTGCCGGCCAAGCGGCACGCCGGCCCTGCCGCCGCCTCGGCCGGCTCTGTGTCCCGGTGA
- a CDS encoding DUF2285 domain-containing protein: MPAEPPDHAVPPHLLLSGVAAGAPIAALIPFDDDLSGRIEALNRLWHAHRGKPVPPDTRMTRQQRGRLRLMLQACDGRNRGASYRDIAIALLGTERVLADPWKTSPLRDRVIGLVEGGTGLIAGGYLRLFRRRRRA, translated from the coding sequence GTGCCTGCCGAACCACCTGATCATGCGGTCCCGCCGCACCTTCTGCTTTCCGGCGTAGCAGCTGGCGCGCCGATCGCCGCTCTGATCCCCTTCGATGATGACCTGTCTGGCCGCATTGAGGCCCTGAACCGCCTCTGGCATGCGCACCGTGGGAAGCCCGTGCCACCCGACACCCGTATGACCCGCCAGCAGCGCGGACGCCTGCGGCTGATGCTTCAGGCCTGCGACGGACGGAACCGGGGCGCGAGCTACCGTGACATCGCCATTGCCCTGTTGGGCACAGAGCGTGTCTTGGCTGATCCCTGGAAGACGTCTCCCCTGCGCGACCGCGTCATAGGCCTCGTGGAAGGCGGCACCGGCCTCATCGCCGGCGGCTATCTGCGGCTGTTCCGTCGTCGTCGCCGGGCGTGA
- a CDS encoding DUF6499 domain-containing protein, translated as MKPDTSRWRDSRTYDYFDDLSVEGLAWECLRRDPSYQQAYRDLVNADRATAPLPAEVEHRWGLRFRGQSLAPRDPSARPLVPADQPGRHHPYRASRPTAAPRDSALSSACRTT; from the coding sequence ATGAAGCCCGATACGTCGCGCTGGCGAGACAGTCGGACCTACGACTATTTCGATGATCTCTCGGTGGAGGGACTGGCCTGGGAATGCCTGAGGCGGGACCCATCCTACCAGCAGGCCTATCGAGACCTTGTAAATGCCGACAGGGCAACTGCACCTCTCCCCGCAGAGGTCGAGCATCGCTGGGGGCTACGATTTCGCGGCCAATCCCTCGCTCCCCGCGACCCGTCAGCCCGTCCACTGGTCCCCGCGGATCAACCCGGCCGTCACCATCCTTACCGCGCTTCCCGACCAACTGCTGCGCCCCGGGACAGTGCCTTAAGCAGTGCCTGCCGAACCACCTGA
- a CDS encoding DUF2285 domain-containing protein → MDVAKAFEDRAPSGQKLTAYDRTHIKLYMRLLDATAEGADWQEVVVVLFGIDPAQEPARARAVHDSHLERARWLAQTGYRDLLPHRVN, encoded by the coding sequence ATGGACGTGGCCAAGGCGTTTGAGGATAGGGCGCCGTCGGGTCAGAAACTGACCGCCTATGACCGCACCCATATCAAGCTCTATATGCGCCTGCTCGACGCGACCGCCGAGGGGGCCGACTGGCAGGAAGTGGTGGTCGTCCTGTTCGGGATTGATCCGGCGCAGGAACCTGCCCGCGCCCGCGCGGTCCATGATAGCCATCTCGAGCGCGCCCGCTGGCTGGCCCAGACAGGCTATCGCGATCTGCTCCCACATCGCGTCAACTGA